From the genome of Longispora fulva:
GAGCCACACCGACGAGTACGCCTGGTCCGTCGCCAGCCGGATCCGGTGCAGGTCCGCCTCCTGCCCGGACGCGGTGGGCAGGGCCCCGCGGGGTTCCGGCAGCCCAGCCCGGGTCAGCGCCGACCGGCGGGTAGCCTCCACGCCCAGCGTCAGCACCGGGTCGCCGGCCAGGGCCGCCACCTCGCGCGCACGGTCCAGCCAGGACAGGTGGGCGTCCGTGGGCCGGTCGTCGAGCCAGCCCGTGGAGCCGAGCACCGCCATCGCCCACGCTGCCCGGCCCGGGTGACCGGACAGCTCGGTGGCGGCCCGCTCCAGGTACCGGACGCCGGCTCCGCCCCGGTCGGCGTGCGTCCTGGTCAGGATGCCGAGGGACAGCAGGATCTCGCCCCGGGCCACCCGCGGCAGGGCGGGGTCGTCGGCGAGCCCGTGCATCGTCGCCAGCACGTCCGCGGCGGCCAGGCTGTGCGGCGCGGCCCGGCTGAGCAGTACGCCGAGCCGGGCCCGGCACGCCGGATCGGCGTGCCCGCCGGCCAGCGCCTCCTGGAGCTGCCCGAACATGCCGGCCGCGTCGCCGGACGCGAGGGCCTGTTCGGCGGCGGCCTCCGTGAACCGCAGCCAGTCGGCCACCAGCCCGGCCCGCCGCGCGTGGTACGCCCGCTGGGCCGGCGCGTCCGGCGGCAGCGCCCCGACCGCGCGCCGGTGCAGCTCGACGCGCCCGGGGCCGAGCAGCGAGTCGTAGACGGCCTGCTGGCAGAGGACGTGCCGCGGCGCGTACCGGTCGTCGACCGTGGTCAGCCGGTCCCCGCCCACCGTGACCAGCAGAGACCGCCGGACCGCCTCGCACAGACCGTCGACGGCCGTGGCCGGGTCGAGCCGGGCCACCGCCGCCAGCACGCCGGCCGTGGCCGGGGCACCCAGCACCGCAGCGGCCTCGACCAACAGGCGCGCCGGCCCGCCGAGCAGGGCCAACCGGGCCACCACCGAGTCGCGCACCCCGCCGGGCACCTCGGTCACCCCCGGCCGGTCGGCGAGCAGCCGCAGCACCTCCTCCACGGCGAACGGCACGCCCAGCGTGCGGGCGTAGAGGTCGTCGGCCGCCAGGTCGCCGGCCAGCTCCGCGACCTGGCCCCGGGTGAGCGGCGGCAGGCTCAACCGCAGCCGGCGCACGCCCGGCGGCAACCGGGTGGTGGCCGCCAGCACGGACCCGTCGGGCAGATCCGCCGCCCGGTACGTCACGAGCAGCGCGAGCCGGTCCGGCATCCGCGCGGTGAGCACACTGAGCAGGTCGACCGTGCCCCGGTCCGCCCAGTGCAGGTCCTCGAGGACCAGCACCGTCGGCCCCAGGCCGTCGAGCAGCGCCAGGACCGCGCGGAACAGCCGGTGCCGGTCGAGTTCGGCGTGCCCCAGCTCGGGCAGCGCGGGCGGCAGCCAGCCGGCGAGTTCGGGCAGCGGGCGGCGCAGCGCACCCGTGACGGGGCTGAGATCCGGGGTCGGCGGCGCCCCCGACAACGCCTCGAGGAACGGCTCGTACGCCAGCGGCTCGCGGAGCGGCTCGCACCGCCCGGTGAGCACGGTGCGCCCAACCAGCAGCCCGCCGACGTGCCGGACGAGCGCGGACTTGCCGATCCCCGGCTCGCCGTCGACCACCGCGACCACCGGCGGACACGCGAGCGCTTCCAGCAGCGCCGCGACCTGGGTGTCCCGGCCGACCAGCCGTCCCGCCACGCCGTACTCCTCCGGGTCCGCCCCCCCCCAGCGCAATGTATCGACGGCGGCCACTTGATGTACATCGGTTCCCATGGCGCGGACTTGACAGCGGAAATACTAAGCGCGCATAGTAGTTTCATGATGATCGCGCAGGCAACAGTCAGCTCCCCGGCCGCCCCGTCGGCCTTCTTCGCCCGGTGGGCGGACATGGCCACCTGGCCGGAGTGGAACACCGACACCGACTGGGTCCGGCTCGACGGCCCGTTCGTCCCGGGCGCCACCGGCGTCCTCAAGCCCAAGGGCGGCCCGAAGGTGAAGTTCGTCGTCACCACGCTCACCGACCGGGAGTTCACGGACGTCTCCCTGCTGCTCGGCGCCCGGTTGACGTTCCGGCACCTGGTGGAGACCTCCGACGGCACGACCCGGGTCACGGTCGCCGTCACCCTGACCGGTCCCTTGGCGCGGCTGTGGAACCTGGTGCTCGGCAAGGACATCAAGGCCGGCATCCAGGCGGACCTCGACCGGTTGGCGGCGGTGGCCGAGGCCGCGACCGGGGCCGGGATCCGGGGGTCGGCGTGAGGGCCTGGCTGGGCGTCGTCAGCCGCGACCACGTCCGCCGGGGCACGGCGCTCGGCATCGCCCAGCTCGGCCACGGCAAGCGCCCCCCGCTCGCCCGGCTCAGCCCCGGCGACTGGCTCGTCTACTACTCGCCCCGCACCAGCATGCGCGGCGGCGAACCGCTCCAGGCCTTCACCGCGATCGGTGAGATCTCCGATGAGGAGATCTGGCAGGCCGACGAGGGGGACTTCCAGCCCTGGCGCCGCCGGGTCGGCTACCTGCCCGACGTGACGGAGACCCCGGTCCGCGACCTGGAGGGCCTCGACCTGACGGCCGACCCGAACTGGGGGTACGCGCTGCGCCGCGGCCTGCTCGAACTCACCGGGTCGGACTTCCGGGCCATCCGGTCGGCGATGGCCGGCCCGGCGTGACGGCCGGCGGTCGGCGGCTGGCCACCGGTTTCACCGAGGCCACCGACAGCCCCGGCCTGCTGCTGTGGCAGGTCACCCAGCGCTGGCAGGCGGCGCAGCGCGCGGCGTTGCGGCCGTTCGGGCTGACCCACGTCCAGTTCGTGCTGCTGGCGTCGCTGACCTGGCTCGCGACCGACGGCGTCGTCACCCAGAAGAACCTGGCCGACCACGCCGCGACGGACCAGATGATGACCTCCCAGGTGTTGCGCGCCCTGGAGGCCATGGGCCTGGTCCACCGGCTGCCGCACCCGACGGACCGCCGGGCCCGCGCCCTGGCCGTGACCCCGGAGGGCGAGGCCCTGGCGAACCGCGCGGTGGTCGCCGTCGAGGCGTGCGACGCGGCGTTCTTCGCGGCCCTCGGCGACGGCGTGCGGGAGTTCGCCGGGGCGCTGCGGGCACTGCGGAACGCGGCGGGCTGACACCGGACACCGCGCGGGGGAGCCGCCGTTTCCCGTTATTCGGGCGGCACCGCGAGGGACGGCGGCCGGCCGACCGGTGGGGCTATCCTGCGCGCAGGTCCCGCCGCGCCGACAGGAGCCCACGATGTCCCAGCCCCCTCTGGACGACCTCCGACGGCAGGCCCGGGACCTGGTCCGCGCCGAGGCGTGGTCGGCGTTCCTCGCCCTCGAGGGCCGGTTGCGCGGCGACACGGAATTCTGGTGGACACTGTGGGCACCGGCCTGCGCCGTCGCCGCCCGGCTCGTCGGCCGGCCCGACGCCCGCCAACTCCTCGACGAGGCGGTCGCCGCCGGCTTCAACCAGCCGGAGATCCTGGAGCCGACCCTGTCGACGGCGTTCGGCGCCGACCCCGACTGGGACCGGGTGCTCGCCGCGATGGCCGCCAACGTGCCGCCCCCGGCGCTGGAGCTGCTCGCCTGGCCGACGATCACCCCGACCGCCCCGCTGGTGCTGTTCCGGCTGCCCGCCGCGCGGGAGGACGAGCTGCGCGCCCGTCTCCCGGTCCGCGACGGCGGCGCGTGGCGGATGGCCCGTGACCTGCTGCGCTGGGTGACGACGATGTGGGTGCACGACAACGTGCACATCGACGGGTACGACGGGATCGAGGTCCTCGACCGGGTCGCCGCCGGGGAGCGGTTCGCGTGCCGGGAGTACACCCTGCTGCTCACCGAGGCGCTGAACGCCGCCGGCCTGCCCGCCCGGCAGGTCACCGTGCGCACCGCCACGGCGCACACCGGGGTGGGCGGCGGGCACGTGGTCTCCGAGGCGTGGGTCGACGAGCTCGGCCGCTGGGTGCTGCTCGACGGCCGCAACGGCCTGTACTGGGTGGACGCGGACGGTGCCCCGCTGGGCCTGCGGGAGCTGCACCTGCGGCACGCGGCCGGTGGACCCCGGCCCGGCGCGGTCTTCCTGGGGAAGCCGTTGCCCGACGCGGACCTGGACATGTGGTGGACGTTCTACGGCGAGGTGTGGATCACCGGCGCCACCTGGAGCACCCGGCCCGTCGCGCCACTGCTGGAGGGCGCCTTCGTGGACATGCCCCCGCTGCTGCGGTCCGTGGACGACGCCTACATGGACCTGTCGGAGGTCGCCGTCAGCATCGAGGCCCGCGACGGCGGGCCGGCCCTGCGGGTGCACACCCGGCACCCCTACGCGACCGGGTTCCGGGTCGGCGACGCGGAGGTGCCGCTGGGCGGGGCCTGGCCGCTGCCGCGCGGGGCCGCGGGGGAGTACACGGTGGAACTGTCGGTCGTCACGCCCTTCGGCCCGTCGCCCGGCCGGCCTCTCACCTACCGGTTGCGCTGACCAGGGGCGGGGCGGTCCCGGCCCCGCCCCTGGCGGACTCAGCGCAGGATCGGGTGCCGCCACACGGTGTTGTTGGACCACACGATGAGCCCGGCCGGATCGACCCGGCCGGCGTAGGTGGCATTGTCCGGGAACGTGACCACGATCGTCGTGGGGTTGACGGCGAACCCGACGCCGTCCGGCCGGCCGTTGCGGAACACGACCCGGAGGTATCCGCCCTGGTTGGAGACGGACTGGTCCGACGCGCCGTCGGTCCAGGGGCCGTTGATGTCGTGCACCAGCGGTCCGTTGAACACCTTCTGCCAGGTCGAGCCGTTCGACCACCGGATGATGCCGGTACCCTCCAGCCGCGCCGTGAACGTGCCGGCGTCGGGGAACCGGACGACGATCGTCGTGGCGTCCCGCACGGTCCCGAACGCCGTCGGCCGGCCGGCGTAGTTCATGTTCACGACGAGGTTGACCCCGTTGTTGATGATGCTCGGTCTGGCCGACCCGTTGTCCGTCCACGGCCCGTTGAGGTCGAAGACCGGTGCCACCGCGACCGTGGCTGCCGGCGGCGCCGCACCGGCCCCGGAGACCGCGGCGACCAGTCCCGCGCCGGCCAGCAGCACCACTGTGGCCAGTCGGCCCATCATGCCCATTCTCATTGCCGTTCCCCCTGTCACGCTCACCAACTCGGTCAACCCCGACGGTGCCAGGCCGGCCTGCAACGCCGCTGGAACGGCGCGGCAGCCCCGGGACTACGGCGCGCGCAGATAGGCGAAGGCGAACCGGGTGTCGCCCGGCACCCCGGCCGGGGTGTAGCAGTGCACCACCACGTGCAGCTGGGGCGCGGAGCTGGCGTTGACGGTGACCAGCAGGCAGTACCCGCCGTCGGGACCGGTCGCCGTGACCTGCGCCGTGCCCCCGGCCCTCCCCAGCGACGGGTACGTGACCTGGTACTGCCCGAGCCCGACCCGGGTCAGGGACGGCGTCCCCCCGTCGCTGACGTAGGAGTGTCCACTGTTGATCACCGGATTCGCCGGGTCCCCGGCGCTGGCCAGGTACGCCGCCGGCTCCTGATGCTGCAGCCCGGACCCGGCGACGTGAGTCAGCAGCCACGGCGCGTCCACCGGCTGCGGCGAGGCCGACGCCCCGATCCGGTAGCACGCGACCGTCACCTCCAGGGCCCCGCCGACCGGCCGGCCGCCCTGCGGCTGACAGCGCACCGCCGCGTCGGTCGCCCAGGCGGTCACGTCGGTGAACCCGTGGTCGGCGGCGAACGGGGCGCCGGGCAGCACCGCGCGGTACCGGCCCGGGCCGTCGCGGACGACCTCGTTGCGCCCCCCTGCGGAGTTGTAGCCGGTCGCCGTGCCGCCGTCGTAGCGGATCGTCGCCTGCGGGGCCTGGCCGGCGGACGGCGCGCCGAAGAACACGGTGAACCACCAGTCGACGGCCGCCCCGTTCTGGTCGAAGCACCGCACGTCCACCAGCTCGTCCGGGCCGGCCGCCCGGTAGCCCCGGACCAGGCAGCTGCGCCCCCGGTACTCGGTGCGGTACGCCGTGGTGTGCGCGACGCCCCCGTCGTCGGCCAGATCCGGCAGCCGCACCGTGTACGCGCCGGTGCCCGTGTGCAGCACCGTGACCGGCCGGGTCGACGTCGCCGACTGGCTGGTCCGCCACTGGGTGCCAGCCCCGAGCGGCACCTCGGAGCCGATCGGGGCCTCGCTGGTCGACGCGCGGTCCATGTACGCCATCGCCCAGCGCGGTGCGGCCGTCGAGACCGGCGGGCCCGGGTCGCCCGGTCCCGGCGTGGCCCCGGCCGACCCGGAGGGATCGCCGCCCGGACCGGTACCCGGTGTCGGACCGGTGCTCCGCCCGGGCGGCGCGGTGGCGGGCGGCCTCGACGGTCCGGGCGGGGTCGGGTCGGCGGACGGGTGGTCGCCGTCCGGAGGCGGCAGCAGGGTCAGGATCACGATGGCGGTGGACACGGCCGCCCCGCCGGCCCCACCGACGGCGAGCCACCGCCGCCACCCGCCCCCCGGCCCCGCGACGGAGGGACCGCCGCCGGACGGCCCGACCGGGTCCGCCACCGGCACATCCGGCGGGACCGGCACATCGGCCGGGACCGGTGCGGACAGCTCCACCTGCAGCGACACCTCCGCCGACGTCGACGGCGACGTCCGATCCGCCCCGGTCGGGGGTTCCGCCGCACCCGGCGCAGGAGTCGCGATGCCGGTCAGCGTCACCTGCTGGGCACGGACCCGGTCCAGCAGCGCCACGGAGGCCGCCACCAGGGGAACCGCCAGAAACTCCCGCGTCACCCCGCGCGCCCGGACGCGACTGTCGAACGCCGTGCACTCCGCGCAGGTCGCCCGGTGCGCCCGGACCAGACCCCGGACCGGCGCGAACCCGGCGGGGTCGGTCACGTCGAACCTGTCCGACAGCGCCCTCACCAGTCCGGCGCACGGCCGATCGGCGGACGGCACGCCGCGGCACCGCGCCAGGTACAGGTCCAGGAACCGCCCGTGCACCCGCCGGACCGCGGCGTGCAGCGCGTTGCTGTACCGGTGCGGCCGCACGTCGACCGTGGCCGCGATCTCCGCGCGGCTCAGCGCGCCGCTCGACGCCAACCGGATGAACACCAGGTCCCGGGGCCGGTCGGACGTGGCCTGGGCCAACCAGTCCACCAGCTCCTGGCTCCCGTCGAGCGCCGCCAGGTCCGGCGTGGACCCGCGCTCCGGCAGCAGCGCCGGATCGGTGGGCACCGCGGCGGTCCGACGGCGCGCGTACCGGGCGGCGTCGTGGTCGGCGGACGTGAACACGTACTCGAAGAACGAACGGTAGCCGTGTTCGAGGGTCAGGGCCCGGTTCGCGTGCGCGCGGAGTACCCGCAGGAGCAGGTCGGCCGTCAGGTCCTCCGCGTCGTGCGGCGGCACCCCCTTCGCCTGGAAGTACGCGTGGAGCCGGTTCGTCTGGGAGGCGCACACCGCGCCGAACGCGTCGGCGGCGTCCGGGCCGCCCGCCCGGACCAGGGCGACGAGTTCGACGCAGGCAGCCTCCCGGTCACGCTGGACCGGGCCGTCGCCGACCAGCCCGGCCCGCGCGGCCAGGGCCTCCAACGCGGGCCTCACGACGCTGCCCGCCGGGCCGCCGCCGTCTGGAATGTCATGGGAATCGTCCTCCCTCGGTTGCGCGTGTGCCGGCACTGAGTGCGCCCCGGCCGCGATATCCGTCGACATCCGA
Proteins encoded in this window:
- a CDS encoding MarR family winged helix-turn-helix transcriptional regulator, with translation MTAGGRRLATGFTEATDSPGLLLWQVTQRWQAAQRAALRPFGLTHVQFVLLASLTWLATDGVVTQKNLADHAATDQMMTSQVLRALEAMGLVHRLPHPTDRRARALAVTPEGEALANRAVVAVEACDAAFFAALGDGVREFAGALRALRNAAG
- a CDS encoding EVE domain-containing protein; amino-acid sequence: MRAWLGVVSRDHVRRGTALGIAQLGHGKRPPLARLSPGDWLVYYSPRTSMRGGEPLQAFTAIGEISDEEIWQADEGDFQPWRRRVGYLPDVTETPVRDLEGLDLTADPNWGYALRRGLLELTGSDFRAIRSAMAGPA
- a CDS encoding RNA polymerase sigma factor; its protein translation is MRPALEALAARAGLVGDGPVQRDREAACVELVALVRAGGPDAADAFGAVCASQTNRLHAYFQAKGVPPHDAEDLTADLLLRVLRAHANRALTLEHGYRSFFEYVFTSADHDAARYARRRTAAVPTDPALLPERGSTPDLAALDGSQELVDWLAQATSDRPRDLVFIRLASSGALSRAEIAATVDVRPHRYSNALHAAVRRVHGRFLDLYLARCRGVPSADRPCAGLVRALSDRFDVTDPAGFAPVRGLVRAHRATCAECTAFDSRVRARGVTREFLAVPLVAASVALLDRVRAQQVTLTGIATPAPGAAEPPTGADRTSPSTSAEVSLQVELSAPVPADVPVPPDVPVADPVGPSGGGPSVAGPGGGWRRWLAVGGAGGAAVSTAIVILTLLPPPDGDHPSADPTPPGPSRPPATAPPGRSTGPTPGTGPGGDPSGSAGATPGPGDPGPPVSTAAPRWAMAYMDRASTSEAPIGSEVPLGAGTQWRTSQSATSTRPVTVLHTGTGAYTVRLPDLADDGGVAHTTAYRTEYRGRSCLVRGYRAAGPDELVDVRCFDQNGAAVDWWFTVFFGAPSAGQAPQATIRYDGGTATGYNSAGGRNEVVRDGPGRYRAVLPGAPFAADHGFTDVTAWATDAAVRCQPQGGRPVGGALEVTVACYRIGASASPQPVDAPWLLTHVAGSGLQHQEPAAYLASAGDPANPVINSGHSYVSDGGTPSLTRVGLGQYQVTYPSLGRAGGTAQVTATGPDGGYCLLVTVNASSAPQLHVVVHCYTPAGVPGDTRFAFAYLRAP
- a CDS encoding SRPBCC family protein; the encoded protein is MMIAQATVSSPAAPSAFFARWADMATWPEWNTDTDWVRLDGPFVPGATGVLKPKGGPKVKFVVTTLTDREFTDVSLLLGARLTFRHLVETSDGTTRVTVAVTLTGPLARLWNLVLGKDIKAGIQADLDRLAAVAEAATGAGIRGSA
- a CDS encoding transglutaminase domain-containing protein; translation: MSQPPLDDLRRQARDLVRAEAWSAFLALEGRLRGDTEFWWTLWAPACAVAARLVGRPDARQLLDEAVAAGFNQPEILEPTLSTAFGADPDWDRVLAAMAANVPPPALELLAWPTITPTAPLVLFRLPAAREDELRARLPVRDGGAWRMARDLLRWVTTMWVHDNVHIDGYDGIEVLDRVAAGERFACREYTLLLTEALNAAGLPARQVTVRTATAHTGVGGGHVVSEAWVDELGRWVLLDGRNGLYWVDADGAPLGLRELHLRHAAGGPRPGAVFLGKPLPDADLDMWWTFYGEVWITGATWSTRPVAPLLEGAFVDMPPLLRSVDDAYMDLSEVAVSIEARDGGPALRVHTRHPYATGFRVGDAEVPLGGAWPLPRGAAGEYTVELSVVTPFGPSPGRPLTYRLR
- a CDS encoding ATP-binding protein, which codes for MAGRLVGRDTQVAALLEALACPPVVAVVDGEPGIGKSALVRHVGGLLVGRTVLTGRCEPLREPLAYEPFLEALSGAPPTPDLSPVTGALRRPLPELAGWLPPALPELGHAELDRHRLFRAVLALLDGLGPTVLVLEDLHWADRGTVDLLSVLTARMPDRLALLVTYRAADLPDGSVLAATTRLPPGVRRLRLSLPPLTRGQVAELAGDLAADDLYARTLGVPFAVEEVLRLLADRPGVTEVPGGVRDSVVARLALLGGPARLLVEAAAVLGAPATAGVLAAVARLDPATAVDGLCEAVRRSLLVTVGGDRLTTVDDRYAPRHVLCQQAVYDSLLGPGRVELHRRAVGALPPDAPAQRAYHARRAGLVADWLRFTEAAAEQALASGDAAGMFGQLQEALAGGHADPACRARLGVLLSRAAPHSLAAADVLATMHGLADDPALPRVARGEILLSLGILTRTHADRGGAGVRYLERAATELSGHPGRAAWAMAVLGSTGWLDDRPTDAHLSWLDRAREVAALAGDPVLTLGVEATRRSALTRAGLPEPRGALPTASGQEADLHRIRLATDQAYSSVWLGRHADAARYVAEVRERTEHLHSDFLRGAVDGTELLLDYCAGRWDGLAGRAGDLIARVHDVALIRHEAELVVGLLALARGDLDDATRGLLVPTQSVPNLALAAAGRVRLALGRGDPATGWRIARDVLRHLRDTTAWVWGADLLPAAVEALGPDSGDLIAEYAAGIAGRDAPAAHAALAACRALAGTGDFAEAGELYDRIPRPYDRARVAEAHGRTLGAAGIARLFAAVAGFGDLGATWDVQRCRSLLRALGVRVPTGPGRRGYGPGLSPREREIADLVASGRTSRQIAESLYLSARTVDTHVARVMRKLGVTRRADIATSRQYVPPTH